TATATTTGCCTGAGAATAACGATGATTATTATAACAAAAGCGCTACCACTTTCAAAGTATTGGCATCACAGTTAAGGTGAGCATTGAATCCAAAACGAAACAGACACGCAGATTAAGTGTTGTTGGTCAAGAACTTAACGAAACCGACATCATGCTTGTAGATAGACAATAACATTCCACATGAAGTTGATACATTCATATAGATAGATACAGATCTAAGAGCTGAAATGATTTTTGCATAATTTCATCTTTCAGTCGTAAATTATAGCTAATTGTTAAGTGAAATTATTACAAACAGAACCCAGTTAATCTGAAATCATAGAATTAATGTATGATGCAAAAGACGTAGGAGGGAATTACCATATGCTGAATATGAGGACAAGACAATGATGTGCGCTGAAGCTCTCTTGATAGAATACCAGAAGGGTGAAGTGCTCTGAGATGCTTTGTAAGGAACATGGTAACGATGGGAATAAGGCTTGAAAGGTACGGTTACACCCTTCAACAAAGTTTTCATCTATGTTAAAAACTCTATTCTTACCAACATTTGGACTGGGAAAATGCATCACACCAAAGTTATGATTTATTGTTGAAAAACACAAAGAGAAGTTTTTCAGATAGTTGAAACAAAATAGAGTCAATTCGTTTGTGAAGCTTACTATATCCGGATAATAATCAAGTTCATGGTTCCCTGCAGTCCAAATCCATGGTTGATACGCAACACTTCTTTCTGTAAACCTTCCCCAAGTATCCCACCTCGCATTATCATGATTCGGGTACTGATCCGCATAGGAGAGGTCTCCAAGAAACAGTACAGTTTGTCCCTTTTTTGGACTCAATTCATAGTGAGAAAGAGTCACATTTGAATCAAAACTCTGACCGAGATCCCCTACAAATAATGCCACACCAGTTTACAACAAACATATTGGCCTATTAAGACACAAACATATAGCACTTTTTTAtctcaaattaataaaaaacactAACCTATAAGACCAAATGTGTATGGAACATCAGGGCCAATTTCAGGTGGCGTTACAAACCAAAACTGCCGTGTTGTGTTGCCAAGTCCAACTTCGTAGTAGTATTTGGTGTTGTACTGCCCCAAAACAAGCACACATATCAGCAATTTATTCACAAACCAAAAtgccctttttcttttctctcacaaGCTTCTCTTCCTTGATCTCCATCTGGACAACAAACAGCATAACatttaaataatggaaaagagaAGTACCTCCAAATGTCTGATGGTGGTGTGATGAATAAACCCAGATGAGTAATTATTTAAGAACCTATAAGTAACAATTTTTCCTTCTGCAATCATCTTCTTCCCACTGTTCTCACTCCAGTAACGCACTGCACTCGACCCCGGTTCATCCATCGTCACCCATGACACTATCATCCCCCTCCCCACATAGTCACCTTGCGTTATATGAACCTTATGCATAGCAGCCATTGTCATTGATTCAattcaaacaaagaaaaaacccCTAAAGGGTCACAAAATGCAAAAGTATCAAAAAGGGAATTGGAATTTCATCTCCAAAATATGTATCCTAAAGATTTCTATTGAATATCATATCAACTCACTTTGTTAAAGGGAAATTCCAattctaaaacacaaaaaacagTTGAAGTAGCGAATGAAGCAGCAGCACAGTAATTGATTAACTAAGCAAAGAATCATTCACAATTTTTCTCAACTCCAGAGTAAGTTTTCTGCTATCTTACATCAACatagaaagaaaattacaaaacaagGGAAACCCAATAAGGTACAAAAGAAGAAAGGGTAGAGTATGTACCTGCTGCGGAGCATTATAACCAGGAGGAACAGAAAATACATCACTGTCAAATGGCATATCGTTAGATAACTCGGTTTTCCTAACGAAGAGGCTGCTTGTGCCTCCATTACACACCACAACAACATTCAGAACcaaatttaaaactaagagACCCTCCAAAACACCCATTTCGCTCAAACCCCGTTATGCTACTGATCCAAGTCCAAACACTCGATCGcctatttattatttcaatccAATGAAATCGGtgaaataattacaataataataataaaagtttgcTAATTGTTATGACTGGCACAATATTCAGATTAAGGGTCAACGTGACAATGGGACCATGAAGCTTGAAAACGTTGTCCATGGTTTTCTTGCGGTTTAGTTAAGGCAGTGACTGATAACagtaataatgataaaatatctATAGCAGTAATGTTCAAGGATCCGTGTTCCTTCCAGGTCACATCGTGCATGTGTAATAATTTCTTTCGgttttctctctatctctcacACTCATACACCTGTTCATCCTTTTTCTTTGTCTCTTTCTCTTCCATctcatataaaaagaaattgttggCTAGATTTTTTTGCAATAATGTTGACGTTGACTGAAAAAAAGTTGACTTTGAAGATAAAGGTTGCAGCATATGGTTGAGAATAGATTGGGGAATGGCGTTCACACCATTGAAGTTGACCGAATGAACCTTATAACCCTACCATAAGACTTTTTACTCTTTTGCTTCTAATGTTCGGTCCCTGTGTCCATGAGCAGAAACATTGTGCATGCAACTACACATTTATCGTTCCCTAAATTAGTAACAACTTCGAAAATTAGTGGGACTAattacaaacaatttttttataggtACTAAAACAGC
The Vigna angularis cultivar LongXiaoDou No.4 chromosome 5, ASM1680809v1, whole genome shotgun sequence genome window above contains:
- the LOC108340561 gene encoding purple acid phosphatase, translating into MGVLEGLLVLNLVLNVVVVCNGGTSSLFVRKTELSNDMPFDSDVFSVPPGYNAPQQVHITQGDYVGRGMIVSWVTMDEPGSSAVRYWSENSGKKMIAEGKIVTYRFLNNYSSGFIHHTTIRHLEYNTKYYYEVGLGNTTRQFWFVTPPEIGPDVPYTFGLIGDLGQSFDSNVTLSHYELSPKKGQTVLFLGDLSYADQYPNHDNARWDTWGRFTERSVAYQPWIWTAGNHELDYYPDIGVTVPFKPYSHRYHVPYKASQSTSPFWYSIKRASAHIIVLSSYSAYGKYTPQYRWLEQELPKVNRTETPWLIVLMHAPWYNSYNYHYMEGETMRVMFETWFVEYKVDVVFAGHVHAYERSERVSNIAYNVVNGICTPVKDQSAPVYITVGDGGNLEGLATNMTEPQPEYSAYRESSFGHAIFSIKNRTHAHYSWNRNHDGIAVEADSVWFFNRYWHPVDDSTVHE